The genomic interval TCGGCCATCGAATAGAGGATGGAGAGGTTATTGTCGTTGAGATTGCCAGGGCAGTCAGTCAATACAATGCCGTCATGTTCTTTATACTCATTCATAGCCGCTTTTACTATCGTACTATCAAGTGTATTGAGGCGGGTGATGGCCCAGGGCACAGTCTGCCCCGGGTCTGCTTCCACCTCACGCTCACGATGTCTGGACAAAGATGCCTGAATATCGGCATCCACGGCTACAACAGGGACTCCCTTCATAGAAAGGTACTCCGCAAAGTGGGCGCATAGCGTGGTCTTACCCACACCGCCCTTGATATTCGAGAAAAGAATAATTTTACTCATGAGATTATGATTTTATACTATACATTTATATACTACTACCGGAATCTTCATTGGTATTTCCTTTGCGTAGCTTCTGAATATCCTCTGCGCGATAGAATACCTTTCGGCCGATATTGATCTGCGGGAGGTATTTGTTGTTGTTCCAAAGCCAGAGAGTCGTAGAACTTACCGACAGCATCTTCATGACCTCGCTTTTTGGAATCAGTTCTTCTTGGTTGTCAACATTACTCTCAGCTTTTTGAGATTTTTCAGCCAGAAGTCGCTCAGAGAGTTCACGGGCAAAGGCAATGGCACCTTTCCCTGTTAGGGTGAGGGAGATGTGGTCACCGCCCTTAGAGATTGCAGACACGAGTCGCTTTGCAAACAACTCACTTTCTTCACTTGGTTCAAAGTAGCCAACCTGGTCGGCATCCTTTGCAAAAGCATTTGGTTTAATCATTCCTTATAATATTTAGAAGTTTATATTCGTTTGTGGGGAATGAGCGCATAAAAACGACTTGTCCCCGATTCGATTCATTTCAAATCGGGGGCAAAAGTACGAATTTTCTAAATACCGTCTAAGTGAATTAAATGCAGATGTTTGCGCTGTCAGTCAGAAGCGCAAATAACGCAAAGAACGCAATGCTATTTAAGCAACTCGTCCCTAAAAAACTTTAGTTCCTGAGTAAACCAGGAGTTCTCAATAACCAGTTTGCCTTTAGCATCTCTGTGATATAGCGTATGGAAATAATACTGGATATTTCTTGCCTTTACAAAAGCCAAATCCGGGAACTCCAAGGCCAGCGCTTCTCTATACTCTGTCATTTGCAGTCTATTACTTATGACGGGAGAGGTAGCTGGCGCAATAATGATATCCTTTAATACGATGAGTAGTAGGACAAGGTCATTGCCTGTTGACTTTTTCTTCAGCAGTTCATGGATGTTATTCAAGAGCTTTTCCTTGCTTTCCCTGTTGGGCACATTGATAATCTCAGACAGCGGCTTATATACCTTTGTGGGAAAAGTGATAGGTTCTGGTAGCTTCTCAATATCATCTGTTTTTCCGTCCTCTAACAGCAATACCTCATTGGGTAGAAGTTCGAACACTTCATTGTAGGGAAGTGTCTTCATTTCTGTTTTGAGATTCCAAAACCTATTCCAATCTTCTTTTGTGCGTACGCCAGCCTCCAAGCTCTTTTTCACAACATATTTGTTGGCGATATAATTCAATGGAAGTTTGAGAATGCCAAGTTTATAGCCAGGAATTGGGTTCTTAATCTTTGAATAGATCCATTCATAACTATGGTCAAAGTAGATCCAATAGAACAGAGCCATCAAGAAAGGCTCTGGGTCTGTGTAACCCATAGCATTGATCATTCTTTCTATGGTGTGGGAACGTTTGATGATGTCTGCCATCTCATGTGGAATTCTAACGTCATCTTCTACAACCAGACGGGGGACTCGGAACGACATCTGCTTGACTAGCGCAAAGAATACGTTCATGATACGCAACTCTTCTTGGCCTAAAAGACCAAGGAATCTATAATACTCCACTAAATTCTCTGACTGCCATTGCTTTAGGTCTGCCAGAAAATCTTTAAATGTATATTTGTTATCCATCTACAATCTTTTTCTTGTCTATTCAATAATCTCCCAAAAACCGCCTTTATCCGGACCAACTCGACGAAGGTATTTGCCGCGCATATAATCTATATTACGCATAATGGAATTAACGCTAATTCCAACAGCTTTTGCAAGTTCTACTACAGATATATATGGATTGTCTATCATTAGTTCAAGTATGGTAATGCGGTTTTCTGTCAACTTATCATGATTGCTGATAGCTTTTTCTATCAACTTTTCTATCAACCCTTGACGATTTGCATTTACCTTTACATCGTTTCCATTCACCTTTTCATTCACCTTTTCATCCACCTTTTGCCCATTTCCATTCACCTTGGCAACATTTACATTCACGTTTTCTGTGACCTTTGGCACGGTAATTTTCAAGATGAACTCGTCTGTTCTGAAGGATGGAGCATTTGCACCATTGGCCTCCTGTTCACGGCAGATACGATCAAAACCCTCGCCAAACTCCTTAACATAATGATATGCTTTGAGGAATGCAGCAATCTTAGGATTACGAGAAAAGTGGGTATGCCTGATGTTGTTTGGCTTCACCTGTCCGGGGAGTTTGCCTGGGGATTCAAATACTAACCGGTCATCGAACATTTTGATTTGAATCTCTGTACCCTTAATGTTGTAGGCTCTGTGGCAGCAAGCGTTGACCGTCATCTCTTGAATGACGAACTCTGGATAGTCACGCTTTGTCACAAATTGAGCATGCTGTCCCAGGAATGTATGCTCGCGAACCTGAGTCTCGATAAACTCAATCGTCTTCTTAACTTGATTCAGTATGGTTCCCTCAAAGATGACGTCCTTGATGACATTCATCTCTGCGCCAACTTTCTCGTCAACACCTTCATAGCGGATGAAACGGGTACGACTGCGAGGGAAGAAGTTCTGAGGGTTCTTTCCGAAAAGCAGAATGCAGGCTACGCTGACATCCTCTTCGCCTTTCTTGTTAGTCTTGACAAAACCGTTATTCTCTCGTAAGTATTCAAGTGGTGACCTACTGTAACCTACCAATTTGGCATATTCAGCAACGGCATCCATATTGATATCGTCAATGGTTGCGCCATATACAGCCGTATCTTCGTAGGAGCGTTCGCCTTTGTCGTACATCAGTTGCATCCGCTCTTCGAATGTCAGTTTGCGGCTCTTGTCACCCACACGGATATAGGCTTCATCAGCCTGATTTGTGTGAAGGAACTGGCTGGCAGGAATATCCATCAGCAGAATACGATCAGAATTGCCTTCATCGTTAGTGCATTCCATATAGCGACAAGTTACAGGAATAGTAGGATTGCAGAAATCAAATGGCACACGGAGCAGCTCGTTCAACTTAGCAGTATGTTGGTTAACACCCTCTATCTTTCTTGTCTTGTCTGATATGCCAATTGCCAACATACCACCATCGGCATTAGCCATCGCCACGATAGGGATAGCCAATGCCTTTGGATCTATCTGTATGCTTTTCAGGTCAAACGTCTGACCTTCTTTCCCTGCCCTTATTTCTTCTATTGTCATCATTTGCGTGCAAAGTTACAACAAAAACTTCAAATTACTATACCTTATTGTATAATAGTTAACGCTTAAATCTACTTATCCAATCATGTCAATAACATTTTTCAGTGTCTCGTCCTCAATTTTACGATAACGTTTGAATGCCTTGGAACCATCAACATGACCGGACATCTTACCAATCAAGTTGGGGTCGGAAACTTTAAAGTATGCATTGCCAACGAATGTGCGGCGAGCAAGGTGGCTTGCTGCAATTTCGTTAATAGGGCGGATTTCGTTCTCTCCTGTCAATGTGTTGCGTACTTCCACATTGCGTGTAATTCCTGACATGGTGAATATTGCCTTAATTGCGTCGTTATACTTTTGAGCAGAAATAAACGGGAACAGCCTTCCTTTTTTATCCATGCCTTTATATTTCTCTATCAGTTCTTTAGCTTTGTCGTGCAATGGAACACGAGCC from Prevotella sp. E13-27 carries:
- a CDS encoding ParA family protein is translated as MSKIILFSNIKGGVGKTTLCAHFAEYLSMKGVPVVAVDADIQASLSRHREREVEADPGQTVPWAITRLNTLDSTIVKAAMNEYKEHDGIVLTDCPGNLNDNNLSILYSMADLIVIPMSYDVDTIDATGIFVSVISQKSSARLVFLPNRINTTEGKAHEREMRDETISVLGRLGTVTPRIKQSVVIKRYSTLYPLDKYQYAAVEHAFDRIIEIINQL
- a CDS encoding helix-turn-helix transcriptional regulator, with protein sequence MIKPNAFAKDADQVGYFEPSEESELFAKRLVSAISKGGDHISLTLTGKGAIAFARELSERLLAEKSQKAESNVDNQEELIPKSEVMKMLSVSSTTLWLWNNNKYLPQINIGRKVFYRAEDIQKLRKGNTNEDSGSSI
- a CDS encoding DUF6043 family protein, which codes for MDNKYTFKDFLADLKQWQSENLVEYYRFLGLLGQEELRIMNVFFALVKQMSFRVPRLVVEDDVRIPHEMADIIKRSHTIERMINAMGYTDPEPFLMALFYWIYFDHSYEWIYSKIKNPIPGYKLGILKLPLNYIANKYVVKKSLEAGVRTKEDWNRFWNLKTEMKTLPYNEVFELLPNEVLLLEDGKTDDIEKLPEPITFPTKVYKPLSEIINVPNRESKEKLLNNIHELLKKKSTGNDLVLLLIVLKDIIIAPATSPVISNRLQMTEYREALALEFPDLAFVKARNIQYYFHTLYHRDAKGKLVIENSWFTQELKFFRDELLK
- a CDS encoding ATP-binding protein gives rise to the protein MTIEEIRAGKEGQTFDLKSIQIDPKALAIPIVAMANADGGMLAIGISDKTRKIEGVNQHTAKLNELLRVPFDFCNPTIPVTCRYMECTNDEGNSDRILLMDIPASQFLHTNQADEAYIRVGDKSRKLTFEERMQLMYDKGERSYEDTAVYGATIDDINMDAVAEYAKLVGYSRSPLEYLRENNGFVKTNKKGEEDVSVACILLFGKNPQNFFPRSRTRFIRYEGVDEKVGAEMNVIKDVIFEGTILNQVKKTIEFIETQVREHTFLGQHAQFVTKRDYPEFVIQEMTVNACCHRAYNIKGTEIQIKMFDDRLVFESPGKLPGQVKPNNIRHTHFSRNPKIAAFLKAYHYVKEFGEGFDRICREQEANGANAPSFRTDEFILKITVPKVTENVNVNVAKVNGNGQKVDEKVNEKVNGNDVKVNANRQGLIEKLIEKAISNHDKLTENRITILELMIDNPYISVVELAKAVGISVNSIMRNIDYMRGKYLRRVGPDKGGFWEIIE